tccataaatataagaaatagtagtCTAGCTGTCGCAttgcttagttcccttagaacacttgggtgtatttcatccggGCCTGACGATTTATCGATTTTGATCCTCTTTAACtgtttctgcacttcctcctgcgttaggcaggCAATATTTAACTGGGgggttgttttattcccctgcatctcgtgtgacatttcattttcattcatgaatacactcgaaaaaaactatttaatagatttgccttcccccatcgtcttctatggtttctcctgcattatttgttagagggccagtgctctccgtgcaaatcctttaactgtttatataactgaagaatagtttaggattatttttgctctttttggcgaTCAATCTTTTTGCCTGCTCCTTagctattttgatcttttctttacatgattagcttttttttcctgtatgattttagcgcttctttgttGCCTTTTTCTTTAGtggtttaaacgctttctttatttcatttattgcccccttacTGTCTTGTTGAGCCGCATTAGTTTCCATCTACttctagtttttttatttttaaagggtttgaACTGTTTACACGAGGTCAATAgggtgtttttaaacttctcccatttgtcatatctactgttatttatgaggatgtTGTCCAAATTAATGTTACCCATCAGAGTTCTGagatgatcaaattttgctttactcaagttcagtttttttgtcgctcccttcttcttgaatgacagctggaagctaattatattgtggtcactatttcccaagtgttccTCAACCAGCACCCCCGAGATTCTGTCTGGTCTGTTGGTTAACAAggagtccagagtggccctccctctagttggctcccgcacaagttgggtaaggtagttatctttaattgttctcaagaacttataaacccttgtgagatttgcaggtttcgttttcccatattatattccGATAatgaaagtcccccataataattactttgttacgctttgacaccttttctatttgccttaataatatagaggagtgttagattctcctcaaacTGCGTGTTCCAATGTCTCTTGGCAGAATGTGGCATCGCTCCCActgtcctcactttttacccttaaaggtaatgcccctttttatcccaatttaaccccagactgggggttgcttacccttcttagccttaaaggcatgctccatgcctgcagtccatggccgcttccttatatactttatagcttttcagtatatgcacagaggtcagttagattgttctcagtatatacacatagaggtcagttatttaCGacataaagaatgcttgtgccaaatttcacatttgtgcggtacagatgtatcttattttttacaatacatagggggtcacttacttttgcacttagaattgaataatcaagttgtgacccctttacttttcttatgtaggacctaaagaatggttgcatCAAATTTCAAGATTGTATAACACCAGGAAGTCTGAGAATCCGActaggtacattacataagggttcacttacttttcacttagcattgaataatcaagttgtgacccctttcctTTCCTATGTGGGacataaagaatgcttgtgccaaattccaagtttatacaacactgggaagttaaggagttagattaggtacataacatagggagtcacttattttttaacttaaaattgaatactgaagttgcaacccctttacttttcctaactaggacgtaaagaatggtcatacaaaatttcacatttgtacgacaccgggaagttacataacatagtgggtcacttacttttacacttagaatggatcaataaagttgtgacccctttacttttcctatttatgacctaaagaatggtcatgccaaatataatttttgtatgacaccgggaagttatgtaatatagggttcacttacttttacacttagaataaaataatcaagttgtgacccctttacttttcctatgtgagaCCTAAAGAGTGgttgtgccaagtttcaagtttgtatgacactgggaagttagagaatcagattaggtacattacatagggggtcacttacttttgcacttagaattgatcaatcacattgtgacccctttacttttcctatttatgaccaaaAGAATAGTCATGtaaaatttcatctttctatgacaccgggaagttacataacatagggttcacttacttttacacttacgattgaataatcaagttgtgacccctttactttttctatctaAGACTTAAAGAATGGGCATGACAAATTTCACACTAgtgcgacaccgggaagttagagaagtaGTGGTGAGTCagacagtgagggcttttgcctttctatatatatatattaatatatcaatatatagatagatagatagatagatagatagatagataatatttaTGTGCATGGATTTGTCAGGTGTCTATATACTTAGATTTCTGTGTTCACATATATATGTGTCCATACACAGTACCTGtatagtatatatgtatgtatgtgtacctgtatatatactgtgtatgtcATATTTGTGTACAGATGTGTGGTTTATAGCTATATGTATGTACAGGTGTATATTAGGCAAAAATGACACCAGAATAATATTATATATCAGGTGTCAAATGGGAAGAGTTTCCCATTTTATCTACATTACATGGGATTGTCTGTGTGGCCTCGTACTGCCCCTTTAAATAACAGCTGATGCTTTCATACATGGCCACGGAATGTTGGGATTATGACATTGCACCTGGTATATAAGGAGCCGCAGCGCTAACATTCTGTTGAGGGTTGTAGTTGCTAGTGGAGGTAAGTCTGCTCTCTGAGGATCTTCTTGTGTCCACCATTATTTCTTGGCATTTCTTCACCTCTTCCCATATGTCTCCCCTATGTGAGTCCAGCTGTCCGCTCTTCTCCGCTCTCACTTCTCTCCATCCTATAAGTGTATCAGCAGATACTTCTCAGGGAAATACTGTGATCGTTTTTCTGTAAACTCTTCTTTTTTCCCCTCTAGTAGCATTGGTGAGCGTTTTGTGAGATATTGTTGAGCGATTGTTGAGCGGTTGTCATATTTTCAGGTAAGTTCATCTCTATTGTAAATGTACAGTTTCTCTGACTGTGTAGTTAATAGATGTTGGGGATCGATGGGTTGGTGCTCAGGCTTTGGGTTCAGGTCTAGAGGTGCAGAAACAGGTTGGGTATAAATACAATAGAGGTAAAGGTCTTAGCTTCAGGTTGGGTCTAGTAAATTAGAAGTACATATCTGTCTATTATAAATGTTTGTCTACATCTTAAGACGTCCCAGGAGTCATTGATGTTTAATTCTCATTGTCTTCCTTACTCTCTACTAGAATGGAGAAAAgttcagaggagaaagaggaggattACCCAGACAAGAAGTATGTGTATCATTTTTGGTTATACACCAGGACTGGTtgtgagcaaactgaaccagtagatccCTGTTTTGggcagaactttgctaaaagcttgcctTGAGTTtaagccaaaccaaacttttagcaaagtgtgACCCAAAGCAGGGTTCTACTAGTATGATTCGCTTAATGCTAATTATTGTAAAGAGTCTTATAGAATTTGTGTGACCCCTGTTACTGGGCCTTTTACCCCCAATATCTAGTTTATATCACCCGATAGACCAACACTGTACTGGATGTTATATCTGATGccagtagtataatgtatattgcTAGTACTTCCTATAGCCTGTATATATAATATCTGTCCTGTTTCTTCTTATAACAGATGGATCCGGAAGGTTAAGAGAGCCAAGCCAGTATTCCGGTACTTACCATGTAGAATAATGCTTGTATTTCTCTAGTGTTACCATACTAAGTGATATAGGAGGAGGAGATGCTACAATGTATTCCTATGTGTTTCCCTGAGAGAGATGAGTTATATATCGATGGATTCTGTATAACGTCACATGATTATTGATTATTCTAACCACAGTTCTGTTTTCTATCGTAGGCGATTCAAATTTTGTGAAGTTTCTTGGCCACCGAGTCTGGAGACAATTCCGTAAGTCTATAGGAGAAGCAGGGTTATATTTATAAGAAGGTTGGGCACAGCTGGTGAATGTGACTTCTCTACCACTGCCATGATCATAGATCAGGACCCCCCGCTCATAACGAGAGGGagatcagttccagcagtgtatgAGGAAATTGTTATATAAGTTGTCTATTATATAATTGTAGTTTATGCTTTTTTGGTTTTGGTTTTTTCACTGGCTTTACAAATTatgtattaatgttttttttatttattcaaaagggaggaagatgaggaggaggaggaggattacccTGATGAGAAGTATGTGGGTCATGTTTAGTGACAAGTGAACTTTCGAGAAATTCAGTTGGTTTGcaaaacttttgtaaaaagtttggttcagtctgaattagggtgaacacccacttgtgtttttttaacgctgcgatatcgctgctttttttactgcgtttgtcaatgggactttctaatgttaaaaacgcatcgcacaaaaatcacaaagcacaaacttgcaatgcatttttaacattagaaagtcccattgacaatcacgtaaaaaaacgcagcgatgtcgcagtgttaaaaaaacacaagtgggtgttcacccttagttTGAACCAAGCTAGAAGTTCAGCAAAACCCCTAAAACCCATGTATAACATTGTCTAGGAGCTATAAAAGCCCTATAAAACACTCAGAGTGATATACAGGGGCCCTTTatggcccttagacagtgttatccaccagtgttcaggactaattTTGAACGGACTGAACCagtgaaccctgttttgggtagaactttgctgaaagctcagttcaggttcatgccaaaccaaacttttagcaaagtgtgacccaaaacagggttctactggtttgattcGCTCCAAAGTAATCATTGTAAAGAGTCCTATAGAATTTGTGTGGCCCCTGTTACTGGGCCTTTTACCCCCAACACCTAGTTTACATCATCCAATAGATATAACACTATCCTCTATGGGCGGGAGCTCCAGTGTTTGACTGTACTGGATGTTATATCTGATGccagtagtataatgtatattccTGGTACTTTCTATAActtgtatatataatatttgtcATGTTTCTTCTTataacagttggatgcagaaggtGAAGGAGGCGAGGCCATTATTCCGGTACTTACCATATAGAATAATGCTTGTATTTCTCTAGTGTTACCCTACAGAGTCATATAGGAGGAGGCTGTTGTGGACACCAATGTTTAGATAAAATACAATCTTCTTGTGTTATCTATCATGATATATAGAGGAGGAGATGCTACAATGTATTCCTATGTGTTTCCCTGAGAGATGAGTTATATATAGATGGATCCTGTGTAGCGTCTCATGATTATGGATTATTCTAACCAGAGTTCTGTTTTCTATTGTAGGAGATTTAAATACAATGAAGTATCTTTGTGGCCCGGTCTGGAGACAATTCCGTAAGTCTATAGGAGAAGCAGGATTATATTTATAACAATGGTTGGGCATAGCTGGTGAATGTGACTTCTCTACCACTGCCATGGTCATGGATCAGGACCCCCCGCTCATAACGAAAGGGAGATCAGATCCAGCAGTGTATGAGGAAATGGTTGTATAAGTTATTGTCTACTATATAGTTGTAGTTTTGGCTTTTTGGTCTTAGTTACTTATTGACTTTCAAAATAATGTGCCTATATTTTATCCTATTTATTTAaaagggaggaagatgaggaagagaaggaggaggaagaggaagaggaggaggaggaggaggaggaggagaaggaggagaaggaggaaagagAGACCATCAGCAGGTTTGTGGAAGGCTTGTGGTCTCCTATTATATGATGACTATATACATTTTAGAACATTGTAGATTTGAGGTGACAAGAGCGATTATTGGATCTACATTTTATGATGCTTGACTTTGGTAGGAACAGATTCTATAGATGagattttttttgtgtatgttcACACTTGACCAATTATCAATGATGATAACTGGACCCGcgttctccattataggcctatgaaacatcatgtgaaggaagcctGGCCAAGCGTAGAATCAGTAGATAGTTGTAATTTAGgtttttgttcttgttttcttATTGGCTTTCAGAATTCTGTACCTATGTTTTACCTTGTTTATTCTAAAGGGAGGAAGATGTGGAGGATGTAGAAGAGACATTAGATCTTGTCGCAGAGACCATCAGCAGGTTGGTAGAAAGTTTATTATTTCCTATTACATGACTTCTCTGCCACTGCCATAGTCATGGATCCGGACTCCCCGCTCATAACGAAAGGGagatcagttccagcagtgtgtgAGGAAATTGTTGTATAAGTTATTGTCTACTATATAGTTGTAGTTTTGGCTTTTTGGTCTTAGTTAGTTATTGACTTTCAAAATAATGTGCCTATATTTTATCCTATTTATTCAaaagggaggaagatgaggagaaggaggaggaggaggtggaggaggagaaggaggaggaggaggaaggagggaccATCAGCAGGTTTGTGGAAGGCTTATTGTTTCCCATTATATGATGACTATATACATTTTAGAACATTGTAGATTTGAGGTGACAAGACCGATTATTGGATTTAAATTTTATGATGCTTGACTTTGGCAGGAACAGATTGTAcagatgagattttttttctgtatgttcACACTTGACCAATTATCAATGATGATAACTGGACCCGcgttctccattataggcctatgaaacatcatgtgaaggaggcctggccAAGTGTGGAATCACTAGATAGTTGTAGTTTAGgtttttgttcttgttttcttGTTGGCTTTCAGAATTCTGTACCTATGTTTTACCTTGTTTATTCTAAAGGGAAGAAGATGTGGAGGACGAAGTAGAGACATTAGATCTTGTCGCAGAGACCATCAGCAGGTTGGTAGaaagtttattattttctattatgTGGTGACTATATGCGTTTTATAACATTGTAGATTAGGGTTGTTCAGACGGTTCTACTATTGGATCTGCATTTTATTGTCCTTCAGTTTGGTAGGAACAGATTCTATAGATGAGATTCTTTTTTGTAAGTTTCCAATTGAACAATTATCAATGATTATAACTGGACCTGcgttctccattataggcctatacAACACAGTGTAAAGCAGGCTTGGGCAAGCATGGAATCCCTCCAGGAAGATTCTAGAAGGTACAGAGCTGGATTTCTACTAAAGGATATTGTTGAGTAAACCGAATCAGTGAAACCTTCTttgagtcaaactttgctaaaagtttagtctGCAACagaactaatttttttttaacctgaaaCAGTTCTACTCCCCACTGGTAGTGTTGTCTCATTTATGGTAGTAGCTGAAGAACATTACACAGAACAATATCCATATGTAGAATCTTATGGACTGATAATATCATCTGTTCTCCTCTCATCCATTGTATCTGATTATGTCTTGTTTTCAGAACCCGAAAATGGTGGATTCCGAAATGTCTGCGAAGAAACATGTAAGTCATTTAGTGGCATTATCTCGGTAGCTCCTGTATCTTTTTATATAGACTTTGCCCCCAGAACAGACCTTGTAAGTCACTGTATGTAATACTGTAGATGCTCTACAGGAAATATATCTGCTAATGACATCCTGAATTGGCCATAGCTAAGTGATTCCAGTTGGCCAATCAGGATGGCAAGAAGTTAGAGGGACTTTCTGGTTGCAAGACAACATGCCCCCTTAAGCACCCactgtgataaaataaaaaaactattagTAATAGTAAAGTGGGTGCTAAGAGGACATGTTGTCCGGTAaccaaataacccctttaacttacagaTATTATACAGCACAATTTACACCAGTGCCTAAATCTATTATATAACTGGATATTTACAGTATTTGTGTTCCATTGATATTCCTCTCCACAGCAGGAGCAGCGAGAGCCGCCGTACCAGCAGCCGTCTTCCATCTCGGTAAATTCTAATTTCAATAATGCTTACATTGCATTTCTTTcattgagattccttgaagcAGGGAGGACACATTTTGTTTCTCTGCTGCATTTCCCTATGTACAAAGCACATGTTATAACATTCACATGATTACTAGGTTTTAGATTAATACTACCATAGAACTGTGCACGGAGCAATGCAAGGAAGACAGAGGTTGTGTCTCTCCTATCCCTCCTACATGCATCACAACCATCGGGGTCTATTTACTTAGATTGATGCTTCACACGCCGGTCTAAGCAAACACTGTGCTCATCTATGAGCGACAAATGTGTTAAGAGGTGCGAGCTTCCAGATGCAAACATATGCCAGCTATGAGCTTGAGTAGGTTTTGGCTATAATCTATGCCAGTTTATAGCAAATGTGATGAGCTGGACGCAGCCATCCCCTTAAAGCTGAGCCTTGCCCAATTACGAAAAAGTGCCAAGGCCCAATTTAAGTGCCTCCAAAGTTTCAGTTTTGGAACATGTACCAAA
This genomic interval from Eleutherodactylus coqui strain aEleCoq1 unplaced genomic scaffold, aEleCoq1.hap1 HAP1_SCAFFOLD_310, whole genome shotgun sequence contains the following:
- the LOC136605444 gene encoding uncharacterized protein, yielding MEKSSEEKEEDYPDKKWIRKVKRAKPVFRRFKFCEVSWPPSLETIPEEDEEEEEDYPDENWMQKVKEARPLFRRFKYNEVSLWPGLETIPEEDEEEKEEEEEEEEEEEEEEKEEKEERETISREEDVEDVEETLDLVAETISREEDEEKEEEEVEEEKEEEEEGGTISREEDVEDEVETLDLVAETISRPIQHSVKQAWASMESLQEDSRRTRKWWIPKCLRRNIRSSESRRTSSRLPSRLFRSILCCCTTKTLE